CAGCAAGCCGAGCAGACAGCCGATCATGACCAGCGAGAACATCTGAACCTCCGGTTTCTCGGAGATTAAGAAGAAGAAAAAGTAGGTGGGTATGGCCACATTGATCAACAGTCCGTCCAAACCGTCGGTAAAGTTAATGGCATTCGCCGAACCCACAATGAATAGCAGCATGATGATGACGTACACGCTAACCGGCAGATGGAGTTGGAACCCGTTGAAGAGTCGGATATCACTTGTCAGTGAAAAGAAATGGAACAGCACATACAGTAATGTGCCGGTAAACAGGAATTGAAAAACAAGCTTCATGCGACCGGAAATGCCGGACGGGTCCTGCCATGCAGCTTTTTTGAAGTCATCCATAAATCCGATCAAACTGAACAAAAGAAAGGTCGAGCATAAGAAAACGGTAAGTGGCGCGGGTTGAAATTGCAGTGACATCGCAACGCCAATCAGCAATATAAGACCTGCCATTAACGGCGTCCCGCGTTTGGCCTGATGATCGGGAGGCAGCTCGGTCCGGATTGGCTGCGTAAGCTTTAACGTACGCAATCCCCAGATAAGCAGGGGGGTGAACAGCGTTACCAGCAAGAACGATAGTCCGGTTACACCCAGAATTCCATTCATCTCATACACATCTCTTTCTATCGATTTCGTGTTAGTACATTGTATTTCGATGAAATGGACAAATATTCCTTCTGATTTACGAAGTTAGCAAAAAGAGTAACGTACCTATTCTCAACTGAGAGACGCTACTCTTTTTTTTATTCTAAAATTGAAAGGGTCCGTTAATGGACAAACGTAATGCCATAGCCGTCATTTCCTGTGGAGTGTAGGGATATCCATTCAACATCCACCACAAGATGGTCTCGTGAAACGCGC
Above is a window of Paenibacillus sp. FSL K6-1330 DNA encoding:
- the mraY gene encoding phospho-N-acetylmuramoyl-pentapeptide-transferase, producing the protein MNGILGVTGLSFLLVTLFTPLLIWGLRTLKLTQPIRTELPPDHQAKRGTPLMAGLILLIGVAMSLQFQPAPLTVFLCSTFLLFSLIGFMDDFKKAAWQDPSGISGRMKLVFQFLFTGTLLYVLFHFFSLTSDIRLFNGFQLHLPVSVYVIIMLLFIVGSANAINFTDGLDGLLINVAIPTYFFFFLISEKPEVQMFSLVMIGCLLGLLLYNIYPARAFMGDTGSLAIGGSLSFLAVIEKVEILIPLLFMIYLAEQLSVILQVWYYKRTKLRLFRMTPIHFHFSLKYGWSENKIVMIFGFVSWFMALLCWVLAKYVM